In Streptomyces sp. SN-593, a single genomic region encodes these proteins:
- a CDS encoding N-acyl-D-amino-acid deacylase family protein, giving the protein MAVLELVVRGARVVDGSGGRAYRADVGVDGGRITEIRRERDGGPRPGARRVVDADGLVLAPGFIDMHAHSDLALLEDPAHEAKAAQGVTLEVLGQDGLSYAPVDDLTLKELRTQIAGWNGPGADAEFTWRGVGGYLDRLDRGIAVNAAYLVPQGTVRALVMGWTDRPATPRELDRMKEEVARGLAEGAVGMSSGLTYTPGMYASDAELAELCRVVAAHDGYYCPHHRSYGAGALEAYAEMIALARESGCALHLAHATMNFDENTGRAPELLALLDRALDAGVDVTLDTYPYTPGCTTLVALLPSWAAEGGPEATLARLRDDSAAEAVRRALEVEGSDGCHGVPVDWSTIEISGVASPALSSRVGTRVDGWPTARRLLLADRLGTTILQHVGDEANVRTIMRHRAHTAGSDGILRGAKPHPRAYGTFPEYLGRYVRELGVLTLEECVAHLSGRPAARLRLPDRGLVRAGYRADLVLFDPETVAAGATFDHPRTAPTGIPHVLVDGRFVMADGRRTGVLAGRSVRRSPARAGRGA; this is encoded by the coding sequence ATGGCCGTCTTGGAACTGGTGGTGCGCGGGGCGCGGGTGGTGGACGGGTCCGGCGGCCGGGCGTACCGGGCGGACGTCGGCGTCGACGGCGGGCGGATCACCGAGATCCGGCGGGAGCGGGACGGCGGGCCGCGGCCGGGCGCGCGGCGGGTGGTGGACGCCGACGGCCTGGTCCTGGCCCCGGGGTTCATCGACATGCACGCCCACAGCGACCTCGCCCTGCTGGAGGACCCCGCCCACGAGGCGAAGGCGGCCCAGGGCGTCACCCTGGAGGTGCTGGGCCAGGACGGCCTGTCGTACGCGCCGGTCGACGACCTCACCCTCAAGGAGCTGCGGACCCAGATCGCCGGGTGGAACGGGCCGGGCGCCGACGCGGAGTTCACCTGGCGCGGGGTCGGCGGCTACCTGGACCGGCTGGACCGGGGCATCGCGGTGAACGCCGCCTACCTGGTGCCGCAGGGCACCGTCCGGGCGCTGGTGATGGGCTGGACGGACCGGCCGGCCACCCCGCGCGAGCTGGACCGGATGAAGGAGGAGGTCGCGCGCGGCCTGGCCGAGGGAGCCGTCGGCATGTCGTCGGGGCTCACCTACACCCCCGGCATGTACGCCTCCGACGCCGAACTGGCCGAGCTGTGCCGGGTGGTGGCCGCCCACGACGGCTACTACTGCCCGCACCACCGGTCCTACGGCGCGGGCGCGCTGGAGGCGTACGCGGAGATGATCGCGCTCGCCCGCGAGTCGGGGTGCGCCCTGCACCTGGCCCACGCCACCATGAACTTCGACGAGAACACCGGCCGCGCGCCCGAGTTGCTCGCGCTGCTCGACCGCGCCTTGGACGCGGGCGTGGACGTCACCCTCGACACGTACCCGTACACCCCCGGCTGCACCACCCTGGTCGCCCTGCTGCCGAGCTGGGCCGCGGAGGGGGGACCCGAGGCGACCCTCGCGCGGCTGCGGGACGACAGCGCGGCCGAGGCGGTCCGCCGCGCCCTGGAGGTGGAGGGCTCCGACGGCTGCCACGGGGTGCCCGTCGACTGGTCCACCATCGAGATCTCGGGCGTCGCCTCCCCCGCCCTGTCCTCCCGCGTCGGCACCCGGGTGGACGGCTGGCCCACCGCACGCCGGCTCCTGCTCGCCGACCGCCTGGGCACCACGATCCTCCAGCACGTCGGCGACGAGGCCAACGTCCGCACGATCATGCGCCACCGCGCGCACACCGCGGGCTCCGACGGCATCCTGCGCGGCGCGAAGCCGCACCCGCGCGCCTACGGCACCTTCCCCGAGTACCTCGGCCGCTACGTCCGGGAGCTCGGCGTGCTCACGCTGGAGGAGTGCGTGGCGCACCTCAGCGGGCGGCCCGCGGCCCGGCTGCGGCTGCCCGACCGCGGCCTGGTCCGCGCCGGCTACCGCGCCGACCTGGTGCTCTTCGACCCGGAGACGGTCGCGGCCGGCGCCACCTTCGACCATCCGCGCACCGCGCCGACGGGCATCCCGCACGTGCTGGTGGACGGGCGCTTCGTGATGGCCGACGGGCGGCGCACCGGGGTGCTCGCCGGGCGCTCGGTCCGCCGCTCACCGGCCCGCGCCGGCCGCGGAGCGTGA
- a CDS encoding P-loop NTPase fold protein: protein MAQHTSYGPPPAAPVAPRMGEGARGGLTLLNDEPVSVSGDDELGALWVAKQLSALLLAERLATPFTLAVDGGWGMGKSSLMRLLDAELGRSPRVHTVWYNAWSSTGADALEGLIKSVLAQLDPNILRRTLRRLRGGSGPARLLRALALLAAAPLGVAGTVDGLWRALSADATARNHMRDALSAMMADWTAVPHRGAPGRLLVIFIDDLDRCSQETVLALCEALKVYLDVPGLVFVVGCDHDAMGKQGMLRNLTPAGAAFMEKIFQTTYRIPALGNHDIQHYVRRCAGKAGIADLLDQDRLVALIGYRTDRNPRRIKRLVNGLLLEANLNPIWSGLSTEAVIRTLLVQQLYGPFYRLMTAQNEPGSQPEVVETFFSYCEVRMLLRSGAGWSSGDQRRLSAFLVRYSMALPAESDQNDRDAALHTLQNELPESFPELAADQGFVSLLRGLRMLQEAELVFQRLREGVDRPPVPPLPGPWGVSPSPYGQQEPYGWPGPYDRPEWYRPPEGRFGAPGMTPAPGSGGPVTLPPPAGDPGPAADRGVERSGAPAADTGERSGDGPRGHAPARSGAEQLADPGASTAQPGGPAGAPYAVPRTGAGGAPQQSGARPAGPADPVSPVLDPQGTETYPADYALPAGYGRRVPAPSRPQADGPGGPPPLVVVVGFTGRAAGSVGYALQRGGLRREFAFNGVLWTDWLARRPPAVLCHVAAFGERGHGFDLIRAAREDRDYQGVVVFYTPTLTPNERTAADGLDAHITDDPDEAAQLLRDALHRPPNTPSTGSG, encoded by the coding sequence ATGGCGCAGCACACGTCGTACGGCCCGCCGCCCGCCGCGCCCGTCGCCCCGCGGATGGGGGAGGGCGCCCGCGGCGGGTTGACGCTGCTCAACGACGAACCGGTCTCCGTCTCCGGCGACGACGAGCTGGGCGCGCTGTGGGTGGCGAAGCAGTTGTCCGCGCTGCTGCTGGCCGAGCGGCTCGCCACCCCCTTCACGCTCGCGGTGGACGGCGGCTGGGGGATGGGAAAGAGCAGCCTGATGCGGCTGCTCGACGCCGAGCTGGGACGGTCCCCCCGGGTCCACACCGTCTGGTACAACGCCTGGAGCTCGACCGGGGCCGACGCGCTCGAAGGGCTGATCAAGTCGGTGCTCGCGCAGCTCGACCCGAACATCCTGCGCCGCACGCTGCGCCGGCTGCGCGGCGGCAGCGGGCCGGCGCGGCTGCTGCGCGCGCTCGCGCTGCTCGCCGCGGCGCCGCTGGGGGTGGCGGGGACGGTGGACGGGCTGTGGCGCGCGCTGTCCGCGGACGCCACCGCGCGCAACCACATGCGGGACGCGCTGAGCGCCATGATGGCCGACTGGACGGCAGTGCCGCACCGGGGAGCCCCCGGCCGGCTGCTGGTGATCTTCATCGACGACCTCGACCGCTGCTCCCAGGAGACGGTGCTCGCGCTGTGCGAGGCGCTCAAGGTCTACCTGGACGTGCCCGGGCTGGTCTTCGTGGTCGGCTGCGACCACGACGCCATGGGCAAGCAGGGCATGCTGCGCAACCTCACGCCGGCCGGCGCGGCCTTCATGGAGAAGATCTTCCAGACCACCTACCGCATACCGGCCCTCGGCAACCACGACATCCAGCACTACGTGCGGCGGTGCGCGGGGAAGGCCGGGATCGCCGACCTGCTCGACCAGGACCGGCTGGTGGCGCTCATCGGCTACCGGACCGACCGCAACCCGCGCCGGATCAAGCGGCTGGTCAACGGCCTGCTGCTGGAGGCGAACCTCAACCCGATCTGGTCCGGGCTGAGCACCGAGGCGGTCATCCGCACGCTGCTGGTCCAGCAGCTCTACGGACCCTTCTACCGCCTGATGACGGCCCAGAACGAGCCCGGCTCGCAGCCTGAGGTGGTGGAGACCTTCTTCTCCTACTGCGAGGTCCGCATGCTGCTGCGGTCCGGCGCGGGCTGGTCGTCGGGCGACCAGCGCAGGCTCAGCGCCTTCCTGGTCCGGTACTCGATGGCACTGCCCGCCGAGAGCGACCAGAACGACCGCGACGCCGCCCTGCACACCCTGCAGAACGAACTGCCCGAGAGCTTCCCGGAACTGGCCGCCGACCAGGGGTTCGTGTCGCTGCTGCGCGGGCTGCGGATGCTCCAGGAGGCCGAGTTGGTCTTCCAGCGGCTGCGGGAGGGCGTGGACCGCCCGCCGGTGCCGCCGCTGCCGGGCCCCTGGGGCGTGTCGCCGTCGCCCTACGGGCAGCAGGAGCCGTACGGATGGCCCGGGCCGTACGACCGGCCCGAGTGGTACCGGCCGCCGGAGGGCCGGTTCGGTGCGCCGGGGATGACGCCGGCCCCGGGCAGCGGTGGTCCGGTGACGCTGCCCCCGCCCGCCGGCGATCCGGGGCCGGCCGCGGACCGGGGCGTCGAGCGGTCCGGGGCGCCGGCCGCCGACACCGGGGAGCGGTCCGGCGACGGGCCGAGGGGCCATGCCCCGGCCCGCTCCGGCGCCGAGCAGCTCGCGGACCCGGGGGCGTCGACCGCGCAGCCGGGCGGGCCGGCGGGCGCCCCCTACGCGGTGCCGCGCACCGGGGCCGGCGGCGCACCGCAGCAGTCCGGGGCCCGCCCGGCCGGGCCGGCCGACCCGGTCAGCCCGGTCCTCGACCCGCAGGGCACCGAGACCTACCCCGCGGACTACGCGCTGCCGGCCGGCTACGGGCGGCGCGTGCCCGCGCCGTCGCGGCCGCAGGCGGACGGGCCGGGCGGGCCGCCGCCGCTCGTGGTGGTCGTCGGCTTCACCGGACGGGCCGCCGGCTCGGTCGGGTACGCCCTGCAACGAGGCGGCCTGCGGAGGGAGTTCGCCTTCAACGGCGTGCTGTGGACCGACTGGCTCGCCCGCCGGCCGCCGGCGGTGCTGTGCCACGTGGCCGCGTTCGGCGAGCGCGGCCACGGCTTCGACCTGATCCGGGCGGCCCGGGAGGACCGGGACTACCAGGGCGTGGTCGTCTTCTACACCCCGACGCTGACCCCGAACGAGCGGACGGCCGCCGACGGGCTCGACGCCCACATCACCGACGACCCCGACGAGGCGGCGCAGTTGCTGCGGGACGCGCTGCACCGGCCGCCGAACACGCCCTCCACCGGCTCGGGTTGA
- a CDS encoding pyridoxal phosphate-dependent aminotransferase, with translation MQVIQSTKLSNVCYEIRGPVLEEAMRLEAAGHRILKLNTGNPAPFGFDCPPEILEDMLRTLGDAHGYGDAKGLLSARRAVMQHYQTKGIPLDVEDIYLGNGVSELIQMSMQAMLDNGDEVLVPAPDYPLWTASVSLAGGTAVHYRCDEQSDWMPDLADIERKVTDRTKAIVVINPNNPTGAVYDDELLRGITDIARRHRLVVCSDEIYDKILYDDATHTPTAAIAPDLLTLTFNGLSKAYRVAGFRSGWMAVCGPKKHAGSYIEGLTILANMRLCANMPAQHAIATALGGHQSINSLVLPGGRLRAQRDATYEALLDIPGVTCVKPKGALYAFPRLDPQVYRIKDDRQMVLDLLRAEKIMIVHGTGFNWMEPDHFRIVTLPRAEDLREAVGRIGRFLDGYSQP, from the coding sequence ATGCAGGTGATCCAGTCCACGAAGCTCTCGAACGTCTGTTATGAGATCCGGGGTCCGGTTCTCGAGGAGGCGATGCGGCTGGAGGCGGCCGGCCACCGCATCCTGAAGCTGAACACCGGCAACCCGGCTCCCTTCGGTTTCGACTGCCCGCCGGAGATCCTCGAGGACATGCTGCGCACCCTCGGTGACGCGCACGGCTACGGGGACGCGAAGGGGCTGCTGTCGGCGCGCCGCGCGGTGATGCAGCACTACCAGACCAAGGGCATCCCGCTGGACGTCGAGGACATCTACCTCGGCAACGGCGTCTCCGAACTGATCCAGATGTCGATGCAGGCGATGCTCGACAACGGCGACGAGGTGCTGGTCCCCGCGCCGGACTACCCGCTGTGGACCGCCTCGGTCTCGCTGGCCGGCGGCACCGCGGTGCACTACCGCTGCGACGAGCAGTCCGACTGGATGCCGGACCTCGCCGACATCGAGCGCAAGGTCACCGACCGCACCAAGGCGATCGTGGTGATCAACCCGAACAACCCCACCGGCGCGGTGTACGACGACGAGCTGCTGCGCGGCATCACCGACATCGCCCGCCGGCACCGCCTGGTGGTCTGCTCCGACGAGATCTACGACAAGATCCTCTACGACGACGCCACCCACACCCCCACCGCGGCGATCGCCCCCGACCTGCTCACCCTCACCTTCAACGGCCTGTCGAAGGCGTACCGGGTGGCCGGCTTCCGCAGCGGGTGGATGGCGGTGTGCGGCCCGAAGAAGCACGCCGGCAGCTACATCGAGGGCCTGACCATCCTGGCGAACATGCGGCTGTGCGCGAACATGCCGGCGCAGCACGCCATCGCCACCGCGCTGGGCGGCCACCAGTCGATCAACTCGCTGGTGCTGCCCGGTGGCCGGCTGAGGGCCCAGCGCGACGCGACGTACGAGGCGCTGCTGGACATCCCGGGTGTCACCTGCGTCAAGCCGAAGGGGGCGCTGTACGCCTTCCCGCGGCTCGACCCGCAGGTGTACAGGATCAAGGACGACCGGCAGATGGTCCTGGACCTGCTGCGCGCGGAGAAGATCATGATCGTGCACGGCACCGGGTTCAACTGGATGGAGCCGGACCACTTCCGGATCGTGACGCTGCCGCGCGCGGAGGACCTGCGCGAGGCGGTCGGCCGGATCGGCCGCTTCCTCGACGGGTACAGCCAGCCGTAG